The following is a genomic window from Nicotiana tabacum cultivar K326 chromosome 3, ASM71507v2, whole genome shotgun sequence.
TGTAATAAAAAAGTCACCGATTCAAGTTATGAAAATAGCCTTTTATAAAAATACAAGATAAGACTATGTACGTACGACCTAATGTTATTTAGCCTTTCCCTGAACTCTTGCGTATAGCGGGGGTTAGCGCATAAAATGCCCTTGTTCTTTGCTTTTTAattatttccttatattttttcctcttttttgtagTTCTTTGTCCTAACTGATGTGAATTTACTTTTATTGAGCTGCATGTCTATCCGAAATAACCTCTTTACTTTCACAAGGTAGGGATAAAATCAGGGCCAACTCTAATGCACAAACCCCTAAGGCAAGTGCTTTAGGCCCCCAATTTTTGAGGGCCCCATTTTTCAATAATAGTTACTAATTAAAGAATTTTTTCTAGCCGATATACGTAGATTATATATTGATTGTacacaattatacatatatttatatatatccgTCGGCtagttttagtttaagagatTAGGTGGACGATTATttacttcttctttatttttataaaaaatattgaattaaaataaaaactataaaaaaaacaAAGCCTCATATTTATATTTGACTTTAGACCACAAAATATATCGAGCCGTACCTGAATAAGATCTgcatatatattatcctcattaGACCCCACTTACATAAATATACTGAATATGTCATTCTTGTTAgtcatattttttttctcttctttccaaGCAAAGGTGGTGTCTCTTGTCCCCTTATTTTCCTTGTATTCTCATTTACACACATATTCACTCTTCATGATTCAATGTAGTAAACGCAAAATTTTGCTCTTTGTGCTTATCCAACCGCAGCTTCCACAAGTCTGACGGTCCACGCTCCCTTAAAAGTCACTGTTTTTCTTATGTCATTTTCGCCCTCTCGTACTTATCGCTCAATTTTCATGCATATCAGCTGCATATCTTATCGGGTCCCTTAGTGCCCCACTCGCTTGCGCGTTGATTACACGCTCCCTCGTGCCAGCTCATCTTCCACATAGAATTCTACACGTGTCTGCGATATTTCATTGTCCGGTGTGAAATTACGACTTTATCCTCTACTGTGTCTAGAGTAGTAGGTCAGAACTTACTATGCCAAATTTTAGTTAATGAATATATCGTAACTCATTTAGTCGTATTGAAATTGTGATTAATTTGAATTCATATCATGTACATATCTTTAAAGAAGTAAATGCCCCCTACCATCATTGTTTAGTTCATAAATTTTGAATCCTACCTCTAATTAAGGGTGAGGAATTCACTTCTTCTCACCACAATCTTTAATGGTCATTCAAACCTTATATATTTGAGGAAGTTAATGAGCCTTTGgatattaaattataattttttttaaaaagtagtatttagagttaagttgaaaaataatatttagaatttaaaattatgtttgaacatgtatttcacttaaaaaaatattgtaatttcGTGAGGAGGgatatttttttccgaaaaacTTGAAAAAGTAGTTTGATTTTTGATAAACTCATTTTCGAATAATATTCAAAAACTTATAAATTTATGGACAAATACATTTATAAAAAAAtcggaaaaaaagaaaaaatatctaTGGATTAGTCCTTAGTTTATTGACATATACTTACTGCAGATCATTTTAGATTATAGTTTAAATTATTCCATTTTAAAGTTTGCGTTAATTTGAACGGGAAAATAGTACGAGTTGGTCAGTTATCGCATTggaaattgaaaaatagccagcatttgtaaaattattgaaaaatagtcactattttactACAACACAAAAATTTTTTGCACCTGtgacctgtgtatgaacttccagcatattatactggaactccagcacacggaaagtttcagcataatatattggaggttggagcacctgtgtatgaacttccagcatattatgctggaccaatatattatgctggaactccagtatattatcctggaattccaatatattatgctggaagttcacacgtaaaaaattcaaactccagtatattatgctgaaatatttttcggattttgaacagtattttcgttcagatttatctttacttaaaaaatggctaaattttgattacttttgaaactgtaactattttttaattaccacaCATAAATctgattatttttgaatttcacccattTAAACTTCAAATGAAGCCCAAAATGAAACACaacaaattcatcaaaataaGTTAAGATAGTTATGTTTTTGATTTACTTAAGATAGTCATGATAATGAAAaacgttttaaaaaaaattgatttggtAATTAATAAACAACGAGCAATGAAAAACGATTTTGAATTTGACAATTTTGATTAATGATTATGAGATGGTATTTAACTCAAATGATTCATGTAGCTTGATCCAAGTGAACATTAAACagattttaactcaaatttattGATTGTGTGTCCAAATATAACTCTATTAAACATATGGCACTACTAATTGATCACCACGAGTTGAGATATGATATACATGGTCCCTTTAGCTTTAATTAAAGGTCTTAAGTCAAtctatgaaaataaaaataattataagtgTTTCACCCTTAACGAGCCTTACGAAATGTGAATCCGAATTAGTCATAATCCAATTTGAATAAATTAGGGGTCGTTGGTAGAATGTATTagaacaaaataatattttagtatTACTAATCTCTTATTTTGTACATTTTTTTTAATACATGTATTACTAGCACAAATAATGTTATACAACCTATTTGGCATTATCTTATATATAATTAATACATAGCAAATCATAATATTATCAATACCAAAGCTATTAATGCATGCGTTAGCATGGTTAAAGAAAAAATTAACGCATGGTTAAAGaaaaaattatccttaaagttccttaaagctaaagaatatagagggtatttttgtaaacaattaatttttaaaaaattatgcaatgcattttaattttaatGCACTACTCcacataactaatgcttgcattaatAACTCATGCATTACTAATCTCTATATTACTACTACAGGTTATTCATCACTATTCTTATACAACCAACGACccctaacaacttgtttggatggttgttacatgtcATTTCGTAATGTATCGTATTGTTTTATACtgtattgtattgtttgatgaatacaacATTTGGATAAACTGTATCGTTTGCCGTTATTTGATGATGTCACACACCAATAACATGAAGAATAAACTTACACCATTACTAAAAAAAATAGGATAAATtatagaattattatataaaaaagtaggataaatgataaaatatgattatttaataataaaggacaagatgaaaaaaaaaaggtaacgACACCACCACACACCAAAAACGTCattacataaagtgacacttttcgtcGCTATCTAACAacgaatttaacgatacgatacaataaaatttaagtaataatcaaaacaaacattatatataaagtaacaatacgatacaatttACTAGTAATAGacaacaaccatccaaacaagctgcaAGTGGGAAACCAAAACCAAAATTGAAAAGACCCTAATTGTACTACTAGCTCCAGTGTACTTCACCACATGGGAAAAATACCTCCACTTGAATGGACCCCACACAATGACCACCAATAATTGATAATTCTCCTAATCCTTTCTGTACTCCTGCTGGCAACACTTGCCTCTAAGCTTCTCCTTTGTTCCTCaccttcttattcttcttcaccatcattttcctcttttttttccccTTATAATCTCACTTTTTAAACAACCCCAAAACCTTAATTTTCTCAAACCCCAAAACTCTTTTTTTCCCCTATGCACTAACATCAAGATGTTGTTTCATCATAATCTTGAAAAATCCTTTTTCATAttcacttttcttttattttctatatTCGTTTTAGTCTCAGCAGAATCATCAATATATGAAGTTCTTAAATCCCATGGATTACCAGAGGGATTACTACCAAAGGGTGTGAGGAATTTTACATTAGATAACTCTGGTAATTTTGTTGTCCATTTAGATCAAGCTTGTAATGCAGTATTtgataaaaaggaaaatgaaTTACACTATGAAAGGAATGTATCAGGAAGAGTTAGTGATGGTCAGATCGATTCAGTTTCTGGGATTTCAGCTAAGGATTTGTTTTTATGGTTTCAAGTGAAGAGAATTTATGTTTCAGCTTCAAGTTCTGGTGTTATTTATTTTGATGTTGGTGTTGTCTCTAAGCAGTTTTCATTGTCTGCATTTGATAGTCCAAAGGAATGTACTGCTGTTCAACTTACAGATCTTGAAGTTAAGGTAAAAACTTACTCGCACATGGTGTTTACACCAACCAAATTTAATGTATACATGACACGTGTCTAAAGTCTTACTTTTTCTTGATTGGTTTGTTTTTACTAGTATTGTTTTTTTGTTTAATCATTCAGTATTCGGAATCCATTGGTCTGACTCATCTGAATTCGTGTATGAATTGACTGTTTGCTTCTCAAGATGAGAAATTATTGAGTACTATCAAAATTAGAATGGAGTAACGTGGTCAATGAGAATTATGAGAATTCATATAGCTGATCCCAACTAGTTTGAGATTGAGGCGTACTTGTTGTATTCAATATTTAGAATCCACTATCCTGACTAATTTGAATTCACGTCGTATACTCCCTACTAGGAGTTCATGAATTGACTATTTGTTTCTCAAGATTCTCTGACTAAGAAGGAGAGGTTATTGAGTACTATTAAAATCAGAATGGAGTAACTTAGTCAATGAGATTTCATATAGTTGATCCCAACTTGTTTGGTACTGAGGCTTAATCTGAATTCGCGTCGTGTACTCTATGCTAGGAGTTCATGAATTGACTATTTGTTTGTCAAGATTCTATGGCTAAGAAGGAGAAATTATTTACTATTAAAATCAGAATGGTCTAAATAGAGCAGAATGCTTTTAGGCGTAGTAGTAGTTATTTACAAGATTTGAAGTTTAGTTCTTGAGAGCAATCCAATTACCAAATGGATGGTTAATCAAATATTGGTGATTTCAGTTCTGCTCTAAATCTGTATGGTTTTCTGATATTGTTTTTCGGGTTTCTGTACATTTGTTGATAATAGCCGAAAAACTCATGTTAAGCATCATTAGTACTATATTTGCAACAAGCTGCAGCAGAATGTTCCAAGATTTGTCTTTTTGGGGTTCTATTTGAGTGCTATATAGAGATTTCAAGAACTTATACATTCTTAGTTCTTTGTTTTTGTCAGCATTATGCATCATCTATATAATGTGCTTAAATGAAAGGGAgctttggcgtaactggtaaagttgttgccgtGTGACCAAGAGGTCATGGGTTCGAGctgtggaaacaacctcttgcagaaatgtagggtaaggctgcgtacaacagacccttgtggtccggcccttccccagaccccgcGCATGGGGGAGCTTAGCGCACCGGGCTTCCCTTTACAAAATGTGCTTAAAGTAGTACAAGATTAGCACTTCAAGTTCCATATTTGATTGATATaatttccttgtgtttattttgtgAGCAGAGTCTATCCAGGAAGATTAAGTACAAACTTGATCAGGGGAATATTGGCAATGCTGTTTTGTAGAAtatgcaggttcaaaagttggTCACAGAATTGCACATAGCTCAATCAAAGGTGTTGGTTGTCTTGTCATTCCTTGTATTGTAAATGTCTGCAGAGAGTCAAGTCTGGTTTTAGCAGGTATCATTTGCTTGGAACAGATTGTGCTCTATGCTGGTTTACATTTTCTTGTACAGTGCAGGCAGAAGCGAATTCAGAATTTAGAGTCAGTGAGTGAATCGGAATGGGTAATATCTTCGTACAAATTGGAAGCTAAGATAGTAAGCAAGAGAGTGATGTCAAGGGCATCTTACATTACTTGGAGTTGGGGTATAGGGATACAGGTCATCTGCTCAATATGTGAAATTCTCAGAAAAGGTTTGTTTCTTTGTTGTATTATTCATTTATGGATATAGTCATAAATAATGGTTATTAGAACAATTCACTTTTTTGTAGATGGAGACATAGAAtatgaaataatgaaataaatctGCCATTTCTTTCTTGTACTATATTTTTTCCTCTGTACTGTTATAGCGATTTTGCTATGaaataatgcttgcattaggttaGGCTGTCTACGTTATACCTTTTGGGGTGTGGTCCTCTCCCGAACCCTACGTGAATGCGAAATGCCTTGTGCATCGGGCTGCACTATATTTTCTTCTCTGTACTGTTATAGTGATTTTGCTATGAATAGGGGTTGAGTGCTAGTATGCATTTTCTTGTAGTCTTGTACCATTCTAAAGTTGGTGGAACTAAATCATAgaaataagatttttataatattatagGTACATTTAATCAAGATGTTAGAAAAAAGTTTTGCTAGTTAAGCCAGATGGATAAAGTGCAAGTTCTGGTTTGCAGTGATCCAAAACAAAATAGgttgatttcttctttttcttttttaaaaatggtGGTGTCTGAGTTTACTTGTCCGTTTCTTGATTATTCCATTGCTACTTCCAATTTTACATGTATCGAATAACACTGCTCATGAAAGGCTTAGGCAAAAAAGCGCAATTCGATGCACAAAATATTCCGAATTCACGTAAGGTTCGGGAAAGTCGTACCCTAAGGATGTGATATTGACAATCTAacctaatgcaagtattagtggctAATTTCGGAACTCGAACTCGTGATCTATAGGTCACACGAAGATAAAGCAGATTAAAAAGAGTCAGTTTATCTATTTTTCCTCTACTTTTGGACCCATCTTCTTTAATTTATCTCACTTCATTGACAGCTAgcctaagagcccgtttggattggcttattttaagtgcttttaagccattttgtagtgtttggataaagtaaaaaaatgcttttaaacacttgtttttaagctaaaatgacaaaaataagccAAACGCCGAAAGTTACAATtcttagagggtgtttggctaagcttattaGCTTAtcaaactagcttataagcacttttcggCTTATCTACGCATTTGGTAAAGTTATATGTGCTTTTATAAgttaaaaataagccaaaagtcataagCTGGTCACCCCCAGCTTATGAATCTTTAgtttataagcactttaagtttgaccaaaatttttactattctatccttaaaatattcttttttagaaCAAAACTCCTACATCGATACTCACAGTCCCAATTATATTTTCAACCTAAACCCCCTCCCCCTCTTCCCGCCTCTTCAAGTCTGCAATTCTCATAGACTATTTAAGATAAGCAAATTCTTTATTCCTTTGCATATTTATATCTATGTGATTGTGCATTAATCTTTGAACTGTATGTAATAAATGAGGACATATCAATTTTTTGGTGTATTATTTTCTTAGTGTTGTGGTGATAAAGACAatgtttgtttttcttcaaatattttgtcctctttagattttttttttagtgaGAAGCTTTTGTcaatttattcattattactataacttatgattataaattattaactattataacttataattatatgattatcataaaaattatcttatctaagcacatttatatttaaaataaaatgacaaatagaatattttgtatttgaatcgatttggaatctaaaattttaaagaaattatgcccttataagtgtaaacagttataaggttatttaagtcattttaacagaaaaagagcttatcaacacttttttatcaaatactgcagcaacttattatcaatttcagcacttgtACCCAAATACATAACTGCTTATTCGTTAATtcagtttcaacacttaaaagtgcttttcatatcagctacttcaaatcagctaatccaaacgggctcttaacttatgacttttggcttAAAAGTCACTTACAACACGcccatccaaacgggctctaaatgtTTAAATGTACAAATAGGTTGATTTCTTTGCCACAAAGACAAAGTTTCatgctctctctcacacacaAAGCCAAATTATGAAAAGACCAGAGAGATGTCTTTTTTAGTGGAATGAGGCATTTCATGAAAGGTTTATTTAATATATGTAGATAACTTATCTAGAATCCAATAAGTTGTCTCTTTTAAAATATAGAACATATAAACTCAAATTTCTAGCTTCAACCCTGTTACCCAATATTTATGCTGGTGGAAAATACTGTAAATATCTCATAAAATTAATTAGCGGCACGGACACTACAGTcattaaaaaaaaagttgttaTGGTAAACAGAAAAATGAGCACCAACTTTTCTATCACATTTGGTCACAACAGGCCATGTTTTTGTTGGTATTATACCAGGCTGGATTTTGTGCATTGCTTTGGGTTGTGCTGTCCTTATtgacaacaaaaataacaatCACAGGGGCAGAAAGTGATAGAAAAAAAGGATTTGAAGTCAATGATTTCTCCACTATGTTTCTAACTTCTGTAGATGAAGACTTCTAAATATTATACAGTTATACAATGGAATCGTAGACAGTTAAGTGAAATCCAATTTatgaaataatttaatatataGACAGTATTGTTGTGATAATCTCAGGCATACTGAAACTTGATTGTTTGGCACGGTGAATGTATGTCTTTAAGAGATGGTAGATTTATATTGATGTTGTGTAAGTCACACTATATACGCACTTGTCGTGCAAATTTAAACACTATGCGATATATATCCGAGGTATCGTCTAACGATAAATAAAGTGAGTGAAAATCACTAGAAattatggtccaaattctaaaagagtcaaaatatattttatcatttttttcccTTGTTTATCTAAACTTTTTGATAGACAAAGTTAGTCAGCACAAGACTGAGACaacgaaagaaaataaatatgataTGTCCCCTTTGGTACATATAATCTTGGT
Proteins encoded in this region:
- the LOC107804126 gene encoding uncharacterized protein LOC107804126 translates to MLFHHNLEKSFFIFTFLLFSIFVLVSAESSIYEVLKSHGLPEGLLPKGVRNFTLDNSGNFVVHLDQACNAVFDKKENELHYERNVSGRVSDGQIDSVSGISAKDLFLWFQVKRIYVSASSSGVIYFDVGVVSKQFSLSAFDSPKECTAVQLTDLEVKSLSRKIKYKLDQGNIGNAVL